In a genomic window of Candidatus Palauibacter polyketidifaciens:
- a CDS encoding DUF418 domain-containing protein encodes MSETPPEARSSPRVAAPVSESGRIHAIDSLRGFAVLGILIVNIWSFAWVSSAYRNPSSAPGGGIGGTDFWIWAAVNVFADTKFISIFSLLFGAGIAMMSERMDRRGIPGGRLHYRRQFWLLVIGLLHAYGIWHGDILVPYALCGFILYGFRGWAPRRLLWAGGCAVGIVVLVMGLADWSIPYWPAGDRAEVAAQWAPSAAEIGAEIEAMRGGWAQQMPVRAYYAFLVETVAFAGYLVWRAGGLMLVGMALYKLGVLSARWPASFYRRLVLWGLGLGLPLAAAGVWYNVEAGFAWEQSKLGGTLFNYVGSVGVFLGYVGLVMLLARTGRLARARLRLAAVGRMAFTNYIAQSVLCSLVFYGHGLGLFERVGGAGCVGIVVAIWGLQLAWSPWWLARFRFGPLEWLWRTLSYGQRQPMRIA; translated from the coding sequence ATGTCCGAAACGCCGCCCGAAGCCCGATCGTCCCCGCGGGTCGCCGCGCCGGTGTCGGAATCCGGGCGGATCCACGCGATCGACAGCCTCCGCGGCTTCGCCGTGCTGGGCATCCTCATCGTCAACATCTGGAGTTTCGCCTGGGTCTCCTCGGCGTACCGGAACCCGTCCTCCGCTCCGGGTGGCGGCATCGGAGGCACCGACTTCTGGATCTGGGCCGCGGTCAACGTCTTCGCGGACACGAAGTTCATCTCGATCTTCTCCCTGTTGTTCGGCGCGGGGATCGCGATGATGAGCGAGCGCATGGACCGTCGCGGCATCCCCGGAGGTCGGTTGCACTATCGCCGCCAGTTCTGGCTCCTCGTGATCGGACTCCTTCACGCCTACGGGATCTGGCACGGGGACATCCTCGTCCCCTACGCCCTCTGCGGCTTCATCCTGTACGGGTTCCGCGGCTGGGCGCCCCGCCGCCTGCTGTGGGCCGGCGGGTGCGCGGTCGGGATCGTCGTACTCGTCATGGGTCTCGCCGACTGGTCGATTCCGTACTGGCCGGCCGGCGACCGGGCGGAGGTCGCGGCCCAGTGGGCGCCCTCGGCGGCGGAGATCGGCGCGGAGATCGAAGCCATGCGCGGGGGCTGGGCGCAGCAGATGCCGGTTCGTGCCTACTACGCCTTCCTCGTCGAGACCGTCGCTTTCGCGGGCTACCTCGTGTGGCGAGCGGGGGGGCTCATGCTCGTGGGGATGGCGCTCTACAAGCTGGGCGTGCTCTCGGCGAGGTGGCCGGCGTCGTTCTACCGCCGGCTCGTCCTCTGGGGGCTCGGACTCGGGCTCCCGCTCGCCGCCGCCGGGGTCTGGTACAACGTGGAGGCCGGCTTCGCCTGGGAGCAGTCGAAGCTCGGAGGGACCCTCTTCAACTACGTCGGCTCCGTCGGTGTCTTTCTGGGCTACGTGGGGTTGGTGATGCTCCTGGCTCGAACCGGGCGGCTGGCTCGGGCTCGGCTGCGCCTGGCCGCCGTCGGTCGCATGGCGTTCACGAACTACATTGCACAGAGCGTACTGTGCTCGCTCGTCTTCTATGGCCACGGGTTGGGCCTGTTCGAGCGGGTGGGGGGCGCGGGATGCGTCGGCATCGTCGTGGCGATCTGGGGGCTCCAGTTGGCGTGGTCGCCGTGGTGGCTCGCGCGGTTCCGTTTCGGACCCCTGGAGTGGCTCTGGCGTACCCTTTCCTACGGGCAGCGGCAGCCAATGAGGATCGCGTGA
- a CDS encoding S9 family peptidase, with product MSGSQSLVSTSLPLRTPAPGSRWLALAAILFLPLAPLVVQAQADPAPADAGWTPALSMQYRGVSGTAISPDGSRIAFVVREPLMEGPQSEYLSHIWMTNADGAGPAQWTRGEASAGSPQFSPDGAWLSFTSGREGEGEAGSQVWALPMAGGEARQLTKAEGSVGGYRWSPDGTRIAFLMRDPQTAEEKKATDEKRDVILVDRNYKFSHLYVAAIDPGADEPAEPVRLTAGDFHVTGFSWAPDGGRIVFAHQVDPRINTGRLSGDLSTTTVPDAAEIGEILAAREAGGDDDEDPAEDADSGPAAVGEVELLVGGAGIERSPHWSPDGAWIAYVSTGDQPEPIGLGDVYVMPAAGGEARRLDTPNRSASVLGWSGDSSELLLLESLGTRRHVLAVPVDGGELRFISYGDGLVGSVALTDDASRMAFTWQTPDEPWDVFVSPTNGYAPTQVTDLHAGVPRPEMGRTQLVSWTSTEGFEIEGLLTYPVGYEEGERVPLILNVHGGPAGVFSQGFTGSASAYMLQYFAQQGFAILRPNPRGSTGYGKDFRYANFQDWGYGDFRDLMSGVDHAIEMGVADPDRLLLMGWSYGGYMTSWAVTQTDRFVAASMGAGLPNLISMTTTTDIQDYLVGHMGVEFWEDYERYERHSAMYHIANVVTPTQVIHGAQDLRVPFTQGQEFYRALDRRGVPTEMVVYPRTPHGPREPKFVMDVSERILTWFRKHLGADAVAAGDESR from the coding sequence ATGTCCGGGTCCCAGAGCCTTGTCTCCACATCTCTTCCCCTTCGAACGCCGGCGCCGGGATCGAGATGGCTCGCGCTCGCCGCCATCCTGTTCCTCCCCCTGGCCCCCCTGGTCGTCCAAGCTCAGGCGGATCCCGCGCCGGCCGACGCCGGGTGGACGCCTGCGCTGAGCATGCAGTATCGCGGGGTCTCGGGGACCGCGATCTCCCCCGACGGCTCCCGCATCGCCTTCGTCGTGCGCGAGCCGCTGATGGAAGGACCGCAGTCGGAGTATCTGAGTCACATCTGGATGACGAACGCGGATGGGGCGGGGCCCGCACAGTGGACGCGCGGTGAAGCGTCGGCGGGGTCGCCGCAGTTCTCGCCCGACGGCGCCTGGTTGAGCTTCACATCCGGACGCGAGGGAGAAGGCGAGGCGGGCAGCCAGGTGTGGGCGCTGCCGATGGCGGGCGGCGAGGCACGGCAGCTCACGAAGGCGGAAGGGTCCGTGGGGGGATACCGGTGGTCGCCCGACGGGACGCGGATCGCCTTCCTCATGCGGGATCCGCAGACCGCGGAGGAGAAGAAGGCGACGGATGAAAAGCGGGACGTCATCCTCGTGGACCGGAACTACAAGTTCTCGCACCTCTATGTGGCCGCGATCGACCCGGGGGCGGACGAGCCCGCGGAGCCGGTGCGACTTACGGCGGGCGACTTCCACGTCACCGGCTTCAGCTGGGCGCCGGACGGGGGGCGCATCGTGTTCGCGCACCAGGTCGATCCCCGCATCAACACGGGGCGGCTGAGCGGAGACCTCTCCACGACCACCGTCCCGGACGCCGCGGAGATCGGTGAAATCCTGGCCGCGCGGGAAGCCGGGGGAGACGACGACGAAGACCCGGCCGAGGACGCCGACAGCGGTCCGGCCGCGGTCGGCGAGGTCGAGCTCCTCGTGGGCGGAGCGGGGATCGAGCGGAGCCCGCACTGGTCGCCGGACGGCGCCTGGATCGCCTACGTGTCGACCGGCGATCAGCCGGAGCCGATCGGGCTCGGCGACGTGTACGTCATGCCGGCCGCGGGAGGCGAGGCGAGGCGGCTCGACACGCCGAACCGCAGCGCGTCCGTGCTCGGCTGGTCCGGGGATTCCTCCGAACTGCTTCTGCTCGAATCGCTCGGCACGCGCCGGCACGTGCTGGCGGTCCCGGTCGATGGCGGCGAGCTGCGCTTCATCTCCTACGGGGACGGCCTGGTCGGCTCGGTCGCGCTCACGGACGACGCGAGCCGCATGGCTTTCACCTGGCAGACCCCCGATGAGCCGTGGGACGTCTTCGTCTCGCCCACGAACGGGTACGCGCCGACGCAGGTCACGGACCTCCATGCCGGCGTGCCGCGCCCGGAGATGGGGCGCACGCAACTCGTCTCCTGGACCTCGACGGAAGGGTTCGAGATCGAGGGCCTCCTCACGTATCCCGTCGGCTACGAGGAGGGCGAGCGCGTGCCGCTCATCCTGAACGTGCACGGCGGGCCGGCGGGCGTCTTCAGCCAGGGCTTCACGGGCAGCGCGTCCGCGTACATGCTGCAGTACTTCGCCCAGCAGGGCTTCGCGATCCTGCGCCCGAACCCGCGCGGCTCCACCGGCTACGGGAAGGACTTCCGCTACGCGAACTTCCAGGACTGGGGCTACGGCGACTTCCGCGACCTCATGTCGGGCGTCGACCACGCAATCGAGATGGGCGTGGCGGACCCGGACCGCCTCCTCCTCATGGGCTGGAGCTACGGCGGCTACATGACCTCGTGGGCCGTCACCCAGACGGACCGTTTCGTCGCGGCAAGCATGGGGGCCGGACTCCCGAACCTGATCTCGATGACGACGACGACGGACATCCAGGACTACCTCGTGGGTCATATGGGGGTCGAGTTCTGGGAAGACTACGAGCGCTACGAGCGGCACTCCGCCATGTACCACATCGCGAACGTGGTCACGCCGACGCAGGTAATCCACGGTGCGCAGGATCTGAGGGTGCCGTTCACCCAGGGGCAGGAGTTCTACCGCGCCCTCGACCGGCGCGGCGTGCCTACGGAGATGGTCGTGTACCCGCGCACGCCGCACGGGCCGCGCGAGCCGAAGTTCGTCATGGACGTGTCGGAGCGGATCCTGACCTGGTTCCGGAAGCACCTGGGAGCGGACGCGGTCGCGGCCGGGGACGAGAGCCGCTGA
- a CDS encoding crosslink repair DNA glycosylase YcaQ family protein, translating to MWLHRQGFDGPRGSTPLDAAAFVGHLERTGALQLDSVNVVDRAHYLTLWSRFGAYDRADVDRWVYGDRLAYEYWGHEASILPISHLPLGRRRMRRFPPESWSGRAWWGRYATSTASKRRVLRRLRAEGPLESVDFQPQPAERGEKTDSLGWRLKEDKRSLKLLWHDGRVAVTRRRHFRCIYDLAERVYPDGPAATLAAYHDSWLLIALSGCGIAPERHLVNYFTGPELNAAERRRTIARNLRKKRIVEVEVEGLRGPCYALPEHLDGIDRLPEPAGTTLICPFDSLLWQRKRAAEFLDFSYTVEIYVPAAKRKYGYYVLPILHEGRLVGRLDPKLHRDRNVLEIRALHFEPEFAPTARFEAGLNDAVADLAGFLGATDIAMPPRG from the coding sequence TTGTGGCTGCACCGGCAGGGGTTCGACGGGCCCCGCGGGTCGACTCCGCTCGACGCCGCGGCGTTCGTCGGCCACCTGGAGCGGACGGGCGCCCTTCAACTCGACAGCGTGAACGTCGTGGACCGGGCCCATTACCTGACCCTCTGGAGCCGGTTCGGTGCGTACGACCGCGCGGACGTGGACCGGTGGGTATACGGGGACCGCCTCGCGTACGAGTACTGGGGGCACGAAGCGTCGATCCTTCCCATCTCCCACCTCCCTCTCGGACGGCGGCGCATGCGACGCTTCCCGCCCGAGAGCTGGTCGGGACGCGCGTGGTGGGGCCGATACGCGACGTCGACGGCGTCGAAGCGGCGAGTGCTGCGGCGGCTGCGCGCCGAGGGACCCCTGGAGAGCGTCGACTTTCAGCCGCAGCCGGCCGAACGCGGGGAGAAGACCGACTCGCTCGGGTGGCGCCTGAAGGAGGACAAGCGCTCGCTCAAGCTGTTGTGGCACGACGGACGCGTCGCGGTGACGCGGCGGCGCCACTTCCGCTGTATCTATGACCTGGCGGAACGGGTCTACCCCGACGGGCCCGCCGCGACGCTCGCCGCGTACCACGACAGCTGGCTTCTCATCGCGCTTTCGGGCTGCGGCATCGCTCCTGAGAGGCACCTCGTCAACTACTTCACCGGACCCGAACTCAACGCGGCGGAGCGGCGCCGGACCATCGCCCGCAACCTGCGGAAGAAGCGGATCGTCGAGGTCGAGGTCGAGGGGCTGCGGGGGCCGTGCTACGCCCTGCCCGAACACCTGGACGGCATCGATCGACTCCCGGAGCCCGCCGGGACGACGCTCATCTGCCCTTTCGACTCGCTGCTCTGGCAGCGGAAGCGGGCCGCCGAATTCCTGGATTTCAGCTACACGGTCGAAATCTACGTCCCGGCCGCGAAGCGGAAGTACGGCTACTACGTCCTGCCCATCCTGCACGAGGGCCGCCTCGTGGGCCGGCTCGACCCGAAACTCCACCGCGACCGCAACGTGCTCGAAATCCGGGCGCTGCACTTCGAGCCGGAGTTCGCCCCGACCGCGCGCTTCGAGGCCGGGCTGAACGACGCCGTCGCGGACCTCGCCGGTTTCCTGGGCGCGACCGACATCGCCATGCCGCCGCGCGGCTGA
- the lhgO gene encoding L-2-hydroxyglutarate oxidase, with amino-acid sequence MTKPLDIAVIGGGIVGLATADALRRTRPDLSLTVLEKEPEVAAHQTGRNSGVIHAGLYYAPGSLKARLCTEGAERLFRYCAERGIPTTHTGKVVVATSRDQLTALAELERRGTANGVAMQRIGPGGIAEIEPHARGVEALHVPATGAVDFGDVARAFAADLSRAGHPIRTGFEVREARRSGRRTVLAGPPGDIAARVVVNCAGLHVDRMMRTLGHEPDLKVLPFRGEYWGLSEAAAGRVRGHIYPVPDPRLPHLGVHFTRNVAGRVELGPNAVWAWGREAYGRLSGRLPDALEALSYRGFRRLAQAHWRTAVEEQWRSLDRRSVVRKARAMLPELEVRDLETWRSGIRAQAVDTDGALVHDFVIREAPGVVNVLNAPSPAATACLAIGHHIADRALQQL; translated from the coding sequence ATGACGAAACCGCTCGACATCGCCGTCATCGGGGGCGGGATCGTCGGGCTCGCCACGGCCGACGCCCTCCGCCGGACCCGGCCGGACCTTTCGCTCACCGTGCTCGAGAAGGAGCCGGAGGTCGCGGCGCACCAGACGGGCCGCAACAGCGGGGTCATCCACGCCGGTCTGTACTACGCGCCGGGGTCGCTCAAGGCGCGGCTGTGCACCGAGGGCGCCGAGCGGCTGTTTCGCTACTGCGCCGAGCGAGGCATTCCGACCACGCACACCGGCAAGGTCGTCGTCGCCACCTCGCGCGATCAGCTCACCGCCCTCGCCGAACTCGAGCGGCGCGGCACGGCGAACGGCGTGGCCATGCAGCGGATCGGCCCCGGCGGAATCGCAGAGATCGAACCGCACGCGCGCGGCGTCGAGGCGCTCCACGTCCCGGCCACCGGGGCGGTCGACTTCGGTGACGTGGCGCGAGCCTTCGCGGCGGATCTTTCCCGCGCGGGCCACCCCATCCGCACCGGCTTCGAGGTGCGGGAAGCCCGCCGCTCCGGGCGCCGCACCGTGCTCGCCGGCCCCCCGGGCGACATCGCCGCCCGCGTCGTAGTCAACTGCGCCGGGCTGCACGTCGACCGCATGATGCGGACCCTCGGGCACGAGCCCGACCTCAAGGTCCTTCCCTTCCGGGGCGAGTACTGGGGCCTCTCCGAAGCCGCCGCCGGACGTGTGCGGGGCCACATCTACCCGGTTCCGGACCCCCGGCTCCCCCATCTGGGCGTCCACTTCACCCGGAACGTGGCCGGGCGCGTGGAACTCGGCCCGAACGCGGTCTGGGCCTGGGGCCGGGAGGCGTACGGCCGCCTCTCAGGCCGCCTTCCCGACGCCCTGGAGGCGCTGAGTTACCGCGGCTTCCGGCGCCTGGCGCAGGCCCACTGGCGGACCGCCGTCGAGGAGCAGTGGCGCTCGCTGGACCGGCGATCCGTGGTGCGGAAGGCGCGTGCCATGCTACCCGAACTCGAAGTGCGCGACCTCGAGACATGGCGCTCAGGCATCCGCGCGCAGGCCGTGGACACGGATGGCGCCCTCGTCCACGACTTCGTGATCCGGGAAGCGCCCGGCGTCGTGAATGTGCTCAACGCTCCCTCCCCCGCCGCCACCGCCTGCCTCGCCATCGGACACCACATCGCGGACCGCGCCCTCCAGCAGCTCTGA
- a CDS encoding class II aldolase/adducin family protein, with amino-acid sequence MSAPKTASPPNPSATEADVDEAAIRRARIDFAAVHRIIVHENMHEGTWNHLSCKVPGRPGHLLISPGRTHFSRVTASNLVEVNADGRSVGGEGRLNVSAWAIHAPIQRARPDVTCALHVHPPYSTALASIDGWEFDERGSQNAAIFYGNCAYFGYEGIVTEADEGERMVEALGDKRVLFLANHGVLMVGDTIEKTMLWLYQLERACMNEMLALQSGGKIRPIPVEAARYNAALSAYAVGEAGYLDGMKDVLDADGQDYAT; translated from the coding sequence ATGAGCGCGCCGAAGACCGCATCCCCCCCGAATCCGTCCGCGACCGAAGCGGACGTCGATGAGGCCGCGATCCGTCGGGCGCGCATCGACTTTGCCGCGGTGCACCGGATCATCGTGCACGAGAACATGCACGAGGGCACGTGGAACCACCTCAGCTGCAAGGTGCCGGGCAGGCCGGGGCACCTGCTCATTTCGCCCGGAAGGACGCATTTCTCGCGTGTGACGGCAAGCAACCTCGTCGAGGTGAATGCCGACGGGCGTTCGGTGGGCGGGGAGGGGCGGCTGAACGTGAGCGCGTGGGCGATCCACGCGCCCATCCAGCGCGCTCGACCCGACGTCACGTGCGCGCTTCACGTCCACCCTCCCTACAGCACGGCGCTCGCCTCCATCGACGGCTGGGAGTTCGATGAACGGGGCAGCCAGAACGCGGCGATCTTCTACGGGAACTGTGCGTACTTCGGGTACGAGGGGATCGTGACCGAGGCGGACGAAGGTGAGCGCATGGTCGAGGCCCTGGGCGACAAGCGCGTCCTCTTCCTCGCGAACCACGGCGTGCTGATGGTCGGCGACACGATCGAGAAGACGATGCTGTGGCTCTACCAACTCGAGCGCGCCTGCATGAACGAGATGCTGGCGCTTCAGTCGGGCGGGAAGATCCGTCCGATCCCCGTCGAGGCCGCGCGATACAACGCCGCCCTCTCCGCCTACGCCGTGGGCGAGGCCGGCTACCTCGACGGCATGAAGGACGTGCTCGACGCCGACGGCCAGGACTACGCCACCTGA
- a CDS encoding YpdA family putative bacillithiol disulfide reductase: MTVRTTPDANAETEPLDVIIVGAGPCGLAAAVAVKECGLSYAILDRGCITESLTRYPSYMTFFSTAELLEIGDVPFTIPEPKPTRRDALAYYRKVVAHHGIDVRQYEEVTAVHGEAGAFTLDTRTRDGRERRIASRAVVIATGGFGAPNRLEFEGDRPHDRVVHYYREPYPFFDQDVIVVGGGNSAVEAALDMYRNGVRVRMVHFADTLDRGVKPWVRPDIENRIAGGEIPMHWNSRVAGLGPGTATVVHEETSRETEVANDWVLAMTGWRPDAALLTSLGVPTDPETGIPAHDPATMATSIPGVYIAGVIAAGFNANRIFIENGREHGALIATHLASARR, encoded by the coding sequence GTGACAGTGCGGACGACACCGGACGCCAACGCCGAGACCGAACCGCTTGACGTGATCATCGTCGGGGCCGGCCCGTGCGGGCTCGCCGCGGCGGTGGCCGTGAAGGAATGCGGGCTGAGTTACGCGATCCTCGACCGCGGGTGCATCACCGAGTCGCTGACCCGCTATCCCTCCTACATGACGTTCTTCTCGACGGCGGAGTTGTTGGAGATCGGCGACGTGCCGTTCACGATTCCCGAGCCGAAACCCACCCGGCGCGACGCGCTCGCCTACTACCGGAAGGTCGTCGCTCACCACGGCATCGACGTCCGCCAGTACGAGGAGGTCACGGCCGTCCACGGTGAGGCGGGCGCCTTCACGCTTGACACCCGAACACGGGACGGACGCGAGCGGCGGATCGCCTCGCGGGCCGTGGTCATCGCCACGGGAGGCTTCGGAGCGCCGAACCGGCTGGAGTTCGAGGGAGACCGCCCGCACGACCGCGTCGTCCACTACTACAGGGAACCGTATCCCTTCTTCGACCAGGACGTCATCGTCGTGGGCGGGGGAAACTCCGCCGTCGAGGCGGCGCTGGACATGTACCGCAACGGCGTCCGCGTGCGGATGGTCCACTTCGCCGACACGCTCGACCGCGGCGTCAAGCCCTGGGTGCGCCCGGACATCGAGAACCGGATCGCGGGCGGGGAGATTCCGATGCACTGGAACTCGCGGGTCGCCGGGCTCGGACCGGGCACAGCCACGGTCGTCCATGAGGAGACAAGCCGGGAGACCGAGGTCGCGAACGACTGGGTGCTGGCGATGACGGGCTGGCGACCGGACGCCGCCCTGCTCACCAGCCTCGGCGTTCCCACGGATCCGGAGACGGGGATCCCCGCGCACGACCCCGCGACCATGGCAACGTCGATCCCGGGGGTCTACATCGCCGGCGTCATCGCCGCCGGCTTCAACGCGAACAGGATCTTCATCGAGAACGGCCGCGAGCACGGCGCCCTCATCGCGACCCACCTGGCGAGTGCCCGCCGCTGA
- a CDS encoding CoA transferase, which produces MTDSGRPLAGVRVIALEQYMSAPYCSLLLADAGAEVIKIERPGAGDPRRSIPPFVERHGVRMGVGFMAYNRNKKSLALNLKSDEGRDLYRSLVTKSDVVVENLRPGSVDRMGLGYEALSELNPGLIYAAVSGFGRLPGREGPYGDWPSFDVVAEAMGGVMHMIGFADKPPSPSIYGMPDLYAGMAAAHGVSMALYRRTVTGKGQFIDSAMYDGVLSLNERMVSLAANTGARPRRGDPPGFYPRGPMPVSDGYVAFTIPDDIMWRRFCRMLERPDLVEDPRLDSPDARTENRALLDEVVRPVFAELTRDEAVHRLQEVGVPAGPVQTSDDLLECPQLEARDVRVTVDYDGLGELQFVRTPLLTSDAPDVPVNPAPTLGRDTRRILTEILDLPDAEVSRLAEDAVVGTESTRG; this is translated from the coding sequence ATGACCGACTCCGGTCGGCCGCTGGCGGGCGTGCGCGTGATCGCGCTCGAACAATACATGTCCGCCCCCTACTGCTCGCTTCTGCTCGCAGATGCGGGGGCCGAGGTCATCAAGATCGAGCGCCCGGGTGCGGGGGATCCGCGCCGGTCCATCCCTCCGTTCGTCGAGCGGCACGGCGTCCGCATGGGCGTCGGGTTCATGGCCTACAACCGGAACAAGAAGTCCCTCGCGCTCAACCTCAAGAGCGACGAGGGGCGCGACCTCTACCGGTCCCTGGTGACGAAGTCCGATGTCGTGGTCGAGAACCTGCGGCCGGGGTCCGTCGACCGGATGGGTCTCGGCTACGAGGCGCTCTCGGAACTGAATCCGGGACTGATTTACGCGGCGGTGTCGGGCTTCGGGCGGCTGCCGGGGCGGGAGGGGCCGTACGGGGACTGGCCGTCGTTCGACGTGGTGGCGGAGGCGATGGGGGGCGTCATGCACATGATCGGCTTCGCCGACAAGCCGCCGTCGCCGTCGATCTACGGGATGCCGGACCTGTACGCGGGAATGGCGGCGGCGCACGGCGTCTCGATGGCGCTCTACCGGCGCACCGTGACGGGGAAGGGCCAGTTCATCGACTCCGCCATGTACGACGGGGTGCTGTCGCTGAACGAGCGCATGGTCTCGCTCGCCGCCAACACCGGGGCGCGGCCGAGGCGGGGCGATCCGCCCGGCTTCTACCCCCGCGGACCGATGCCGGTGAGCGACGGATACGTGGCCTTCACGATCCCCGACGACATCATGTGGCGCCGCTTCTGCCGCATGCTGGAACGCCCCGACCTGGTGGAGGATCCGCGCCTGGATTCCCCCGACGCGCGCACCGAGAACCGCGCGCTCCTCGACGAGGTCGTCCGCCCCGTGTTCGCCGAACTGACCCGAGACGAGGCGGTGCACCGGCTCCAGGAGGTGGGTGTCCCCGCGGGGCCCGTGCAGACCTCCGACGACCTGCTCGAGTGTCCGCAATTGGAGGCGCGCGACGTGCGGGTCACGGTGGACTACGACGGACTCGGAGAACTCCAGTTCGTGCGCACCCCGCTCCTCACCTCCGACGCTCCCGACGTGCCGGTGAACCCCGCGCCCACCCTGGGCCGCGACACGAGACGGATCCTGACCGAGATCCTCGACCTCCCCGACGCCGAGGTCTCCCGCCTGGCGGAGGACGCCGTGGTCGGCACCGAATCGACACGGGGTTAA